Proteins from a genomic interval of Paenibacillus sp. RC334:
- a CDS encoding ABC transporter ATP-binding protein, which yields MENALIEFRNLKTHFHTSSGTVKAVNDVSFKIREGETLCVVGESGCGKSVTAMTMMRLIDSPHTSDGEIWFEGKNLLTLNKGQMQQIRGNDISIIFQEPMSSLNPVLTIGEQITEPLLMHTLMSKKEAHNRAIELINLVGISRPKEIFHSYPHELSGGMRQRIMIAIALSCNPKLLIADEPTTALDVTIQAQILDLMRDLKDKLKTSIMLITHDLGVVAEMADYVVVMYAGNVIEEAPVIELFKNPQHPYTQGLLKAKPVINQKIDRLYSIPGQVPNPIELEENCHFHDRCAHCMQICKDQAPPLHEKKNGHKVACWLYEEEGGQRV from the coding sequence ATGGAAAATGCTTTGATTGAATTTCGTAACCTGAAAACCCACTTTCATACCTCTAGCGGAACTGTCAAAGCGGTCAATGACGTCAGTTTTAAAATACGTGAGGGTGAAACGCTCTGTGTGGTAGGCGAATCCGGCTGCGGCAAAAGTGTAACAGCCATGACGATGATGCGGCTGATTGATTCCCCACACACCTCGGACGGTGAAATCTGGTTTGAGGGCAAAAACCTGTTAACGCTGAATAAAGGTCAGATGCAACAAATTCGCGGCAATGACATTTCAATTATTTTTCAGGAGCCGATGTCTTCGCTGAATCCAGTGCTCACCATTGGAGAACAGATTACCGAGCCGCTGCTGATGCATACATTAATGAGTAAAAAGGAAGCACATAACCGGGCGATTGAGCTGATCAATCTGGTTGGTATTTCGCGTCCGAAGGAAATATTTCATTCGTATCCGCATGAACTGAGTGGTGGTATGCGCCAGCGGATCATGATTGCTATCGCACTGAGTTGTAATCCGAAGCTGCTCATTGCGGATGAACCGACAACGGCACTGGACGTTACGATTCAGGCGCAAATTCTCGATCTGATGCGGGATTTGAAGGATAAACTCAAAACGTCTATTATGCTGATTACGCATGATCTAGGTGTAGTGGCTGAAATGGCCGATTATGTGGTCGTCATGTATGCCGGGAACGTGATTGAAGAGGCCCCCGTCATTGAGCTGTTCAAGAATCCGCAGCATCCATATACGCAAGGGTTATTGAAGGCGAAGCCCGTCATTAATCAGAAGATTGATCGGCTGTATTCGATCCCTGGTCAGGTTCCCAACCCGATTGAGCTGGAGGAAAACTGTCATTTTCATGATCGGTGTGCGCATTGTATGCAAATCTGTAAGGATCAGGCCCCTCCCCTGCACGAAAAGAAGAACGGTCATAAGGTTGCCTGCTGGCTATATGAGGAAGAAGGAGGGCAACGGGTATGA
- the opp4C gene encoding oligopeptide ABC transporter permease — MPAETVTIETNQKAAIRPEASPWRIAVRRFNQNHLALAGLIILILMVIICIFGPMISPYHLDDYKLSDKNLAPNAQYWLGTDKFGRDILLRTMLAGRISLTVGLVATFISVVIGATLGALAGFYRKGVDTIIMRIADIFMALPTLPLLIILGAVLSDLKVDPANRIYFLMLIIGVLSWTSLSRLVRGQILTLREQEFMQATEALGLRDRRKIFRHLLPNTIPTIIVTATLGVAGAIITESALSYLGIGVVPPTPSWGNMISAANNLIDFRKRPWIWVPPGMCILITVVAINLIGDGLRDALDPKMKK, encoded by the coding sequence TTGCCCGCAGAAACAGTCACGATTGAAACCAATCAAAAGGCGGCGATCCGTCCTGAAGCGTCTCCATGGAGAATCGCCGTTCGCCGTTTTAACCAGAACCATTTGGCTTTAGCTGGACTCATTATATTGATTCTTATGGTGATCATTTGCATATTTGGGCCGATGATTTCACCTTATCATCTGGATGATTACAAGCTATCTGACAAAAATTTAGCCCCGAATGCCCAATACTGGCTCGGTACGGATAAGTTTGGCAGAGATATTTTGCTGCGTACGATGCTGGCTGGCCGTATTTCTTTGACGGTGGGGTTGGTGGCCACGTTTATTTCGGTTGTGATCGGTGCGACGTTGGGTGCACTGGCAGGATTCTATCGTAAAGGCGTGGATACGATCATTATGCGGATTGCCGATATTTTTATGGCATTGCCTACATTGCCGCTGCTGATTATTTTAGGTGCCGTTCTGTCCGATTTAAAGGTTGATCCAGCGAACCGGATTTATTTTCTGATGCTCATTATCGGGGTCTTGAGCTGGACGAGCTTGTCCCGTCTGGTCAGGGGACAGATTCTTACGCTGCGTGAACAGGAGTTCATGCAAGCGACGGAAGCGCTCGGCTTGAGAGACCGCCGCAAAATATTCCGTCATCTGCTGCCGAATACGATTCCTACTATTATAGTTACAGCTACGCTCGGGGTGGCCGGGGCGATTATCACGGAGTCAGCGCTCAGTTATCTGGGGATCGGCGTTGTGCCGCCCACACCTTCGTGGGGAAATATGATTTCGGCTGCGAACAATCTGATCGACTTCCGCAAACGGCCCTGGATATGGGTTCCACCAGGAATGTGTATTTTGATTACGGTTGTAGCGATTAACCTGATTGGCGACGGTTTGCGCGATGCACTGGATCCTAAAATGAAGAAGTAG
- a CDS encoding ABC transporter permease has translation MKQYIIRRLLQLIPTLIGISIIVFAISAMVPGDYITAKQNPNMTAEKAQQLRHIYGLDKPEYQRYFIWAGNMLKGNMGDSLQHKQPVTKVIGNYVWNSFIIAFFSLIFSWLIAVVAGVFSAKFQYSLFDKFVTLFIFLCMSLPSFFIGLLVIKIFALEWGILPVGGMTTAGMEPGSWAYIVDVLKHMFLPTLVLTMLSTGSLTRYFRTGMLEVIRQDYIRTARAKGLKERTVIFKHALRNALIPAITLLGFELPALFGGAMILEKVFVWPGVGQVYLESISMRDYPFMLGFTIFLAVLTLIGNLLSDVLYGMADPRIRLK, from the coding sequence ATGAAGCAGTATATTATTCGAAGACTGCTGCAACTCATCCCCACACTCATTGGCATATCCATTATCGTATTTGCGATTTCAGCCATGGTGCCGGGTGATTATATTACAGCCAAGCAGAACCCGAATATGACCGCCGAAAAGGCACAGCAGCTACGACATATCTACGGGTTGGATAAGCCGGAGTACCAACGCTATTTTATATGGGCGGGTAATATGCTGAAGGGTAATATGGGGGATTCATTACAGCATAAGCAGCCGGTAACGAAGGTCATTGGCAATTATGTATGGAACTCTTTTATTATCGCTTTTTTCAGTCTTATTTTTAGCTGGCTGATTGCAGTTGTTGCCGGGGTATTTTCAGCCAAGTTCCAATACTCGTTATTCGATAAGTTTGTCACGCTATTCATATTTTTGTGTATGTCGCTGCCGTCCTTCTTTATCGGTCTTTTGGTGATCAAAATATTTGCTTTGGAATGGGGCATTCTTCCGGTTGGCGGCATGACAACTGCAGGAATGGAGCCAGGCTCATGGGCTTATATCGTGGATGTTCTCAAGCACATGTTCCTGCCAACGCTCGTTCTTACGATGCTGAGCACAGGCAGTCTAACCCGGTATTTCCGTACAGGTATGCTGGAGGTTATTCGTCAGGATTATATTCGCACCGCACGCGCTAAGGGCTTGAAGGAACGGACGGTTATTTTCAAGCATGCTCTGCGCAACGCACTGATTCCAGCTATCACGCTGCTTGGCTTTGAGCTTCCCGCCTTATTTGGCGGGGCGATGATTTTGGAGAAGGTGTTTGTGTGGCCAGGTGTGGGTCAGGTTTATCTGGAGTCGATCAGTATGCGGGATTATCCGTTTATGCTGGGCTTCACTATTTTCCTGGCGGTCCTTACGCTCATTGGTAATTTGCTCTCGGATGTATTGTATGGCATGGCAGATCCAAGAATTCGCTTGAAGTAG
- a CDS encoding ABC transporter substrate-binding protein, translating into MVQTKKWVSLLMVLTIVGVLFAGCSGGANEAQPGNTDNKTEGKESSPQVTEGVIKASDLTQNPPGATNRKDNIVVGMVSPKGVFNPLFWQTTYDLYVVRTLFDSFLQVKADGTYENSLADKIDVSQDGLNYTFHLKPGVKYSDGTPVTVKDYAFVLKVLHDPNYDGETDILSFKIKGGKEYHDGKANDISGIKVIDDNTVEVTVTEATAYTKDFLGEQYFMPEAYYGKGFKKGNLDSIKALNNKPIGSGQYVLKSFSPGQQVVLEANPNYFKGAPKVKSVIFKTTTDETNLSMLQTGETDIDNVTVTEDNVEELKSLGFLDVNIMPTNGYGYIAFNHKEKKFQDPKVRQALTIGLNRKEIVEGVYGPYANVINIPQSTEAWSYTNEGINKYEFDTAKAKALLDEAGWKVGADGIREKDGEKFTINFSATADNPVVEALLPIMSNNYKELGIKLNSETLDFNAIMDKKDTGKFDMFFAAWGLTPDPDTTVYLTNGSQNDVGYSNKKVDELTIAGKKELDQEKRKVIYKELYQELNKDLPAIFMYQRRDMWPVNGRVSGLEITPYKDFEFSLYNAQLAQ; encoded by the coding sequence ATGGTGCAAACGAAGAAATGGGTTTCTTTGCTTATGGTGCTTACGATCGTTGGTGTTCTGTTTGCAGGATGTAGCGGAGGTGCTAATGAAGCACAGCCGGGCAATACGGATAATAAAACAGAGGGTAAAGAAAGCAGCCCACAAGTCACGGAGGGTGTTATTAAAGCAAGTGATCTGACGCAAAATCCGCCTGGTGCTACGAACCGGAAGGATAACATTGTGGTAGGTATGGTATCACCTAAAGGGGTATTTAACCCGTTGTTCTGGCAAACAACTTACGATCTATATGTAGTCAGAACGTTATTTGATTCCTTTTTACAGGTGAAAGCGGATGGTACATACGAAAATAGCTTGGCTGACAAGATTGATGTATCTCAGGATGGCTTGAATTACACGTTCCACCTGAAGCCAGGTGTGAAGTATAGTGACGGGACACCAGTAACGGTGAAGGATTATGCTTTTGTCCTGAAGGTACTGCATGATCCGAATTACGATGGAGAAACCGATATTCTGTCCTTCAAAATTAAAGGCGGCAAGGAATATCATGATGGCAAGGCGAATGATATCTCCGGTATTAAAGTTATTGATGATAATACGGTAGAGGTAACCGTTACAGAAGCAACAGCTTATACAAAGGATTTTCTGGGTGAGCAATACTTCATGCCAGAAGCTTATTACGGAAAAGGTTTCAAAAAGGGCAACCTGGACAGCATCAAGGCGCTTAATAATAAGCCAATCGGCTCCGGGCAGTATGTGTTGAAAAGCTTCTCCCCGGGTCAACAAGTCGTACTTGAAGCCAATCCAAACTACTTCAAGGGCGCACCGAAGGTAAAATCGGTTATTTTCAAAACCACGACAGACGAAACCAACTTGTCTATGCTGCAAACGGGTGAGACCGATATAGACAATGTTACGGTTACAGAAGATAACGTAGAGGAATTGAAATCTCTGGGCTTCCTGGACGTGAATATTATGCCGACCAACGGCTACGGATATATTGCATTTAATCACAAAGAAAAGAAATTTCAGGACCCTAAGGTGCGCCAAGCTCTGACCATTGGTTTGAACCGGAAGGAGATTGTGGAAGGGGTGTACGGTCCGTATGCGAACGTCATTAACATTCCACAGTCTACAGAAGCCTGGTCTTATACGAATGAAGGCATTAACAAATATGAGTTTGATACCGCTAAAGCAAAGGCTCTGCTGGATGAGGCTGGCTGGAAGGTTGGAGCGGACGGTATCCGTGAGAAGGATGGTGAAAAGTTTACCATTAACTTCTCAGCGACTGCGGATAATCCAGTAGTAGAGGCCTTGCTGCCGATTATGTCCAACAACTACAAGGAACTAGGCATTAAGCTGAATTCTGAAACACTGGATTTTAACGCGATTATGGATAAAAAAGATACGGGCAAGTTCGATATGTTCTTTGCCGCCTGGGGATTGACACCTGATCCAGATACAACGGTCTACCTGACCAACGGCTCACAAAATGATGTTGGCTACTCCAATAAAAAGGTCGATGAGCTGACGATTGCGGGTAAAAAGGAATTGGATCAAGAGAAACGTAAAGTGATTTACAAGGAGCTGTATCAAGAGCTGAACAAAGATTTGCCTGCCATTTTTATGTATCAGCGCAGAGATATGTGGCCAGTTAATGGGCGTGTATCTGGCTTAGAAATTACACCATACAAAGATTTTGAATTCAGTCTGTATAACGCTCAGCTCGCTCAATAA
- the rpsR gene encoding 30S ribosomal protein S18: MGFRQREGGDDNKRPARRGGRNKRRKVCFFTVNKITHIDYKDTDLLKKFISERGKILPRRVTGTSAKYQRMLTIAVKRSRQIALLPYTTE, translated from the coding sequence ATGGGCTTCAGACAAAGAGAAGGCGGAGACGATAACAAAAGACCAGCTCGTCGTGGTGGTCGCAACAAACGTCGTAAAGTATGTTTCTTCACTGTGAACAAAATTACTCACATTGACTATAAAGATACAGACCTGCTTAAAAAATTCATCAGCGAACGTGGAAAAATTCTTCCTCGTCGTGTGACTGGAACAAGCGCGAAATATCAACGTATGTTGACAATCGCGGTTAAACGTTCCCGTCAAATCGCATTGCTTCCTTACACTACTGAATAG
- the ssb gene encoding single-stranded DNA-binding protein, translated as MLNRVILIGRLTKDPELRYTPSGVAVTQFTLAVDRPFTSQGGEREADFLPIVTWRQLAETCANYLRKGRLTAVEGRVQVRNYENNEGKRVYVTEIVADNVRFLESNRDSGNGGGNSGGAAREESPFGGGNSNSGRGNNNSRNNQDPFSDDGKPIDISDDDLPF; from the coding sequence TTGTTGAACCGTGTCATTCTGATCGGTCGTTTGACCAAAGATCCGGAGCTGCGCTATACACCGTCTGGTGTAGCAGTAACCCAGTTCACCCTGGCTGTAGACCGTCCGTTTACGAGTCAAGGCGGCGAACGGGAAGCGGATTTCTTGCCGATCGTAACCTGGCGTCAGCTTGCTGAAACATGCGCTAACTATCTTCGCAAAGGTCGTTTAACGGCTGTTGAAGGCCGTGTTCAGGTGCGTAATTATGAGAACAATGAAGGAAAGCGTGTATACGTGACTGAAATTGTAGCTGATAATGTGCGTTTCCTGGAATCTAACCGCGATAGCGGTAACGGTGGCGGCAATAGCGGTGGAGCTGCGCGTGAGGAGTCTCCTTTCGGAGGCGGTAACAGCAATAGTGGACGCGGGAATAATAACTCGCGAAACAATCAGGATCCTTTTTCCGATGACGGAAAACCGATCGATATTTCGGATGATGATCTACCATTTTAA
- the rpsF gene encoding 30S ribosomal protein S6, protein MRKYEVMYIIRPDIEQEAVQAAVDKFQGIISNGGGEITSHDVTKRRLAYEIKKFRDGSFVLVNFTAEPAVVAELERIMKISDEVIRYLITNDVA, encoded by the coding sequence ATGCGCAAATATGAAGTGATGTACATTATTCGTCCTGACATTGAACAAGAAGCTGTTCAAGCGGCAGTCGATAAATTCCAAGGTATCATCTCCAACGGCGGTGGCGAAATTACGAGTCACGATGTAACTAAACGCCGTCTTGCGTATGAGATTAAGAAATTCCGTGATGGTTCTTTCGTTCTGGTAAACTTCACAGCAGAACCTGCTGTAGTTGCTGAGCTTGAGCGTATCATGAAAATTTCTGACGAAGTAATTCGTTATCTCATTACGAACGACGTAGCTTAA
- a CDS encoding YjzC family protein, which translates to MGEKTEFEPGDKAPNDGVYMEVGEKSFHTEIQNPQQVTLERGESFPETTNHNRKWKKKTKARVH; encoded by the coding sequence ATGGGTGAAAAAACCGAATTTGAGCCAGGTGACAAAGCACCAAATGACGGCGTGTATATGGAAGTGGGCGAGAAAAGCTTTCATACCGAAATTCAAAACCCGCAGCAAGTGACACTGGAAAGAGGCGAATCTTTTCCGGAGACGACCAACCATAATCGCAAATGGAAGAAAAAAACGAAAGCCCGCGTTCATTAA
- a CDS encoding helix-turn-helix transcriptional regulator translates to MKVKIMLGELIKARGISLNELSHKTGVRRAALSELANEKRENINFKHIEEIADALGITDIREIITLIDEE, encoded by the coding sequence ATGAAGGTAAAGATAATGCTCGGCGAGTTAATCAAAGCAAGAGGGATTTCCCTAAACGAATTGTCTCACAAGACTGGTGTCCGTAGAGCAGCTCTATCTGAACTGGCGAATGAAAAGAGAGAAAATATAAACTTCAAACATATCGAGGAAATCGCAGATGCATTAGGCATTACAGACATTCGTGAAATAATCACACTCATAGATGAGGAATGA
- a CDS encoding tyrosine-type recombinase/integrase translates to MQKSFDKYAEKAKLGRSMSPHVLRHNFATMAAENGMSIFHLQKLMGHADIATMRKYVQISEGSLADEHRKHSPLSRLRK, encoded by the coding sequence ATACAGAAATCGTTCGATAAATACGCGGAGAAGGCGAAGCTAGGACGGTCAATGTCGCCGCATGTGTTGAGGCATAATTTCGCTACTATGGCGGCTGAGAATGGAATGTCGATATTTCATCTACAGAAGTTAATGGGGCACGCAGATATTGCAACAATGCGGAAGTATGTACAGATTAGCGAGGGAAGTCTAGCGGATGAGCACCGGAAGCATTCTCCGTTATCGAGACTGCGGAAATGA
- a CDS encoding DUF951 domain-containing protein, whose protein sequence is MERKSFELGDIVQMKKPHPCGTNEMEIIRMGMDIRIKCVGCQHSVLIPRAKFEKNMKKVLRSKSNADGQNSETN, encoded by the coding sequence GTGGAGCGTAAGTCGTTTGAACTGGGGGACATTGTGCAGATGAAGAAGCCCCATCCCTGCGGAACGAATGAAATGGAAATTATCCGTATGGGTATGGATATTCGGATCAAATGTGTCGGTTGCCAGCACAGTGTGCTGATTCCGCGTGCCAAGTTCGAAAAGAATATGAAGAAGGTGCTGCGTTCAAAATCCAACGCTGACGGGCAAAATTCGGAAACGAACTGA
- a CDS encoding mechanosensitive ion channel family protein — protein sequence MTLMRWLENNTGTTAVVKDAMHWKDVIWEWLSDSAMWSTLLFVVLKIAIIFIITRIFIRVINKIIDKSMQQKGENSRFQLNTRRLTTVRELLKNVTNIVFNFILIMLVLSQMGINLGPLIAGAGVLGLAVGFGAQSLVKDVITGFFIIFEDQFAVGDVIQTGTFKGTVEVIGLRTTRLVSWKGEVYILPNGSITAVTNFSMSNSLAVVDVPMKAERTLEEAVGLVKQAIHGIEESNVQMLNIPDVLGVQSMTTSEYIVRVVAECMPNTGAAVERDIQNNIKKALEDEEHRQSALETAVTLEKEDEQERKGGEKGGA from the coding sequence ATGACCTTAATGCGTTGGTTGGAGAACAATACAGGGACGACTGCTGTTGTGAAGGATGCGATGCACTGGAAGGATGTTATATGGGAATGGCTTTCAGATAGTGCGATGTGGTCGACTTTGTTGTTTGTGGTTTTGAAGATTGCCATTATTTTCATCATCACACGTATCTTTATTCGCGTTATTAATAAAATTATAGATAAGTCGATGCAGCAAAAGGGAGAGAACAGCAGGTTTCAATTGAATACCAGGCGGCTAACAACCGTCCGAGAACTGCTGAAAAATGTAACAAATATCGTATTCAATTTTATTCTGATTATGCTGGTATTGTCTCAAATGGGCATTAATCTCGGGCCTCTGATTGCCGGAGCCGGAGTGCTTGGGTTGGCCGTTGGTTTTGGGGCGCAGAGCTTGGTTAAGGATGTGATTACCGGGTTCTTTATTATTTTCGAGGATCAGTTTGCTGTAGGAGACGTCATTCAGACAGGAACCTTCAAAGGTACAGTAGAAGTGATTGGGCTGCGTACAACCAGGCTGGTGAGCTGGAAAGGGGAAGTTTATATTTTACCTAACGGCTCGATTACGGCGGTTACGAACTTTTCCATGTCCAATTCGTTGGCGGTGGTGGATGTACCGATGAAGGCCGAGCGTACTCTGGAGGAAGCTGTTGGTTTGGTAAAGCAAGCGATCCATGGCATTGAAGAGTCCAACGTGCAGATGCTGAATATACCGGATGTTCTGGGGGTTCAGTCCATGACGACATCAGAGTATATTGTGCGTGTTGTGGCGGAGTGTATGCCGAATACAGGGGCTGCGGTAGAACGTGATATTCAGAATAACATCAAGAAGGCACTAGAGGATGAGGAACATCGTCAGAGCGCGCTGGAGACGGCGGTAACCCTCGAGAAGGAAGACGAGCAAGAAAGAAAAGGGGGAGAGAAGGGTGGAGCGTAA